Proteins encoded together in one Impatiens glandulifera chromosome 1, dImpGla2.1, whole genome shotgun sequence window:
- the LOC124931914 gene encoding uncharacterized protein LOC124931914: protein MAENKVHPATIVSNIKACIPITLDYEGKQYNSWSTLFQLHCRANMVINHIQPLTVNPSVAVPAPTEAEKALTQRLDDIVRQWIYGTISNDLLNSILDPDDSVVDAWNRLQQFFLNNKSARALQFDAQFTNTKLAHFDGVKSYCAQLKTLADNLRNVGDKVSDNRMALQLLKGLSEEYKPFRTSVRHLNPLPSFDTLRSMLELEEHENAADLSIESHVEAHITQSHLLSQNNADNSYNSSRGNNQRNGGNGRKTTKGKGSSGKGKGASGNQQRNGGASQQQQNPQRGPSASHQQKTQAGWMYPPPWAYWQQGPWALPPCPYPSQAPGPSPWSATKPSQPAHQTGILGPQPPQAYYTSGPSSQG, encoded by the coding sequence atGGCCGAAAACAAGGTTCATCCAGCCACCATTGTTTCCAACATCAAGGCGTGCATCCCTATCACCCTTGATTATGAAGGAAAACAATACAACAGCTGGTCCACTCTTTTTCAACTTCATTGCCGTGCTAATATGGTGATCAACCATATTCAACCTCTAACAGTTAATCCTTCGGTCGCGGTTCCCGCTCCGACGGAAGCCGAAAAGGCTTTAACACAGAGACTTGATGACATTGTTCGTCAATGGATTTACGGGACCATTTCTAATGATCTCCTAAATTCCATTCTCGATCCTGATGACTCGGTAGTTGATGCTTGGAACAGATTACAGCAATTTTTTCTTAACAACAAATCTGCAAGAGCTTTGCAATTTGATGCGCAATTTACAAACACCAAGCTTGCTCATTTTGATGGTGTTAAGTCTTATTGCGCTCAGCTAAAAACTCTAGCTGATAATTTGAGGAATGTTGGAGATAAAGTCTCTGACAATCGAATGGCTCTACAACTTTTGAAAGGCCTCTCGGAGGAATATAAGCCCTTTCGAACGTCTGTTCGTCATCTTAACCCGTTGCCCTCTTTTGATACTCTTCGTTCAATGCTTGAATTAGAAGAACATGAGAATGCTGCTGATCTCTCCATTGAGTCTCATGTAGAGGCTCACATCACGCAATCCCATTTATTGTCCCAAAATAATGCTGATAATTCCTACAATTCTTCTCGGGGTAATAATCAACGTAATGGTGGCAATGGTCGGAAAACCACCAAGGGAAAGGGAAGCTCCGGTAAGGGTAAGGGTGCCTCTGGCAATCAACAGCGTAATGGTGGTGCCTCGCAACAGCAGCAAAACCCGCAGCGTGGTCCTTCCGCCTCGCACCAGCAGAAGACCCAAGCAGGATGGATGTATCCTCCACCTTGGGCATATTGGCAGCAAGGCCCTTGGGCTCTTCCTCCCTGCCCATATCCATCACAGGCACCAGGCCCATCTCCTTGGTCCGCCACGAAGCCCAGTCAGCCTGCACATCAGACCGGTATCCTCGGGCCACAACCACCTCAGGCTTACTATACGTCAGGCCCATCGTCTCAAGGTTAA